DNA sequence from the Methylacidiphilum kamchatkense Kam1 genome:
AAGGGAAGTCGTAATGGCATACTTATCTGTAAACCGAACGCCTGGAATTCCTGGGCAATCCGTAATAGCCGTAGCACAAAAAATAATGTTGCCTCCCTTAGCTAAATCATCAGTATAGAAAATCTGGTTGAGACGGTCTTCCCAACCCTGCTCGATTAAAAATTGCCTTTCTGTTTCATCTTTTGGCCATACCATAATCTGGATTTCTCCTCCCAGGCATTTGATTGCTGCTGCTGCTAGGACTGCTTCGGGCGCTCCTCCAATTCCAATGTACACATCAATGCCTCCTGATGGCAACGAAGGCAACATTGCAGCCGTCACATCCCCATCGCTAATAAGCCGAAGGGCACAGCCCATAGACCGTATTTCTTTGATTAATCGTTCATGTCGAGGCCTATCCAACACACATACAACCAGATCAGTCAATCTTTTTCTCAGCCCTCTAGCAATGATAGGAAGTAGTTCATCCACAGGGCTTGTGAGTTTCAGACAATCAACCCCTAAGGACCGAATATAATTTTTGACTTGTGGCCCATAAGCCAATTTCATGACATAAAAACAGGGGATATCCAAGAGCGCGCACTCTACTCCTGGTTCAGGGGAAGCAGCAGCAATAACAGACAGAGAGCTTCCGCTACCCTTAGCAACATTGGTGGTTCCATCAATTGGATCGACGGCTATATCATATAACGGAGCATTTTCAGTCCATCGGCCAAGTTTTTCTCCTTTAAATATTCCTGGAGCCTTGTCTTTGATCCCTTCGCCAATGACAACTTCTCCGCGGATATCCATGAGATCAAACATACCTCGAATCGCATCAGAAGCGGCCGCATCCGCTTTTTCTTTTTCTCCACGGCCTAGCCACCGGTAAACAGTTAAAGCAGCTCCTTCTGTTGCTCGTACAAAATCGAATTGAATGATGCGTTCTATATCCGGATAATTTTCTACTTGGTAACGTTCCATGGTTTTCATAGCCTAAATAAAGGAGGCGTTCGGGTTTTTTTTAAAAAGATTCAAAACAATAAATGAAATTTATAAACAATAATAATACTAAAAAATATTAAATGGAGAAAGAAATAAAACAATATAACAATCGGACCGGCGAGATTTGAACTCGCGACCTCTTGCACCCCAAGCAAGCGCGCTACCAGGCTGCGCCACGGCCCGCTTTTTATTATTTTTCAAACAAGAACAAGAACAATGAGTAACAAATCCAATTTATAAACGAAATGTCAATTATAATTTAACGGTTCTTTTATGATCAGAAATACCTCAGTTCAACGGATAGCGATCTTTGGTGGAAGCTTTGATCCTATCCATCATGGTCATTTGATTAGCGCTATGGATTGCCTTGAACAAATGGCTCTGGAGAAGATCATCTTCATGCCTTGTGCTCGTTCCCCATTCAAAAAAACCAATCCTATCGCTTCCGCTCAAGATCGACTAGAAATGATCCGGCTTGCCATCAAACCTTTCAAAAAGTTTGAACTATCTTCCTTTGAATTGCAAAGCCCTGCTCCCTCTTATTCTATCCATACGGCAAAGGCATTCCAAAAGCTCTTTCAACAGATTGAGCTATTCTGGATTATTGGTTCGGATCAAGTCCAAGGACTTCCAAAATGGAAAGAGTTTGCTGAGCTCATCAAAATCGTTAAATTTATTGTAGTTCCAAGGGCTGGTTTTCCATTCGAAAAAAAGAGTTATCTTAGGATCTTGCCAACAAGTAGATATATTGATATATCTTCTAGTGAAATTCGTGAAAGAGTGAAAAAAAATCTTCCTGTAATTCATCTTTTACCAAGTGCGGTTTTCCGTTATATTAAAAAACATTCGATCTATCTACCAAATAAAACCGATAATGAACAAAAGGCCTGATAGATTGTATTGTTTCTATTCTCAGCAATTTCATTTTTCTTTTTGTCATAAAAGAGCATTGTCTCATGAGTCAAAGAAAAGCCATTAGGAAAAAAAAGGCAGTTCTGGATATTGTTTTAAACAAAATTGACCCCTTTCCACCTACCTCTTCTCATGCCACTTTAGAAAGGGACAATCTAAGGCTGGCTCAAAGATGTAAAACGATTATTCTAGAAAAAAAGGGGCTCGATCCTCTCATTTTAGATCTACGGCAGATCTCTTCTTTTGTCGACTTTTTTGTCGTCTGCACAGCAACTTCTGAACCTCACTTAAAAGCGCTGGCTTTTGAACTGGAGAAAAAAATCCGAGAAGAATTTCGTCTTGAACCCATCCATATCGAAGGCTCTCCCAAAAGCCACTGGATCATCATCGATTACGGCCCACTCCTTATCCATGTTTTTACTGAAAAAGAAAGAGCCTTTTATGAACTCGAAAAACTTTGGGGAGATGCCCCCGTGTTATAATTTGTTCCTATAAAATAATCTGTGCCCTACTCTGATCCCCAACACCGTTCCGCTAAAAAATTTCAGACCGCTTTTTCCATTCTCATTCTCTTGCTTTGCCTCGGTACTATTGGCTACATGGTGATTGAAAAAATATCTCTTCTTGATTCCATTTACATGACCGTTATTACCTTAAGTACGGTGGGATACAAAGAAGTCGTCCCCCTTTCTGCAGAGGGAAAAATATTTACCATTTTTCTCATTATCTGCGGAGTGAGTTTGGCTGGCTACTCAGCTTCGAGTGCTTTAGCTTATTTTTCCTCCGGAGAATGGAAAGAAAATGCCGAAAGAAAACGGAGAACAAAGATGATTCAAAAATTAAAGAACCATTTTATCGTGTGTGGCTATGGAAGAACCGGCAGATATGTCGTCGAAGAGCTTAAATCGGAAGGAC
Encoded proteins:
- the rsfS gene encoding ribosome silencing factor, which codes for MSQRKAIRKKKAVLDIVLNKIDPFPPTSSHATLERDNLRLAQRCKTIILEKKGLDPLILDLRQISSFVDFFVVCTATSEPHLKALAFELEKKIREEFRLEPIHIEGSPKSHWIIIDYGPLLIHVFTEKERAFYELEKLWGDAPVL
- the nadD gene encoding nicotinate-nucleotide adenylyltransferase, translating into MIRNTSVQRIAIFGGSFDPIHHGHLISAMDCLEQMALEKIIFMPCARSPFKKTNPIASAQDRLEMIRLAIKPFKKFELSSFELQSPAPSYSIHTAKAFQKLFQQIELFWIIGSDQVQGLPKWKEFAELIKIVKFIVVPRAGFPFEKKSYLRILPTSRYIDISSSEIRERVKKNLPVIHLLPSAVFRYIKKHSIYLPNKTDNEQKA
- the glpX gene encoding class II fructose-bisphosphatase, with translation MERYQVENYPDIERIIQFDFVRATEGAALTVYRWLGRGEKEKADAAASDAIRGMFDLMDIRGEVVIGEGIKDKAPGIFKGEKLGRWTENAPLYDIAVDPIDGTTNVAKGSGSSLSVIAAASPEPGVECALLDIPCFYVMKLAYGPQVKNYIRSLGVDCLKLTSPVDELLPIIARGLRKRLTDLVVCVLDRPRHERLIKEIRSMGCALRLISDGDVTAAMLPSLPSGGIDVYIGIGGAPEAVLAAAAIKCLGGEIQIMVWPKDETERQFLIEQGWEDRLNQIFYTDDLAKGGNIIFCATAITDCPGIPGVRFTDKYAITTSLLMRAKNRTIRKIETYHNLNYKTIRLRSEMGEKLVSTPKFNDVL